The Dysidea avara chromosome 13, odDysAvar1.4, whole genome shotgun sequence genome includes a region encoding these proteins:
- the LOC136242395 gene encoding uncharacterized protein isoform X2 has translation MSSKKSEKERKDKICKELSAVIKEIQEAHVFSKEIESNDQSARYFCDVLEAVFLHGLKNPKSLWPCLALLIPENIKLVLSALRNSQSDIWKCRAWLRLALVKRQLLEFFETLQKHTTTLQTHYSSEAFLRDPELCEVVLQLLKGVAGFQFQYDYTSALLNTWQPSSLELAGMSRENTLPVSSERISPPQSEVLYTEQLTLEGNINSAVNISPQPRRATIHSYSSSNHPESSTPETNRTNSVESDASFNAMLRRYSAAVTRPQFDNRTRYSYAYGDRKIQSISNVDPSKTSDLAAVVAMDYEVLSDDATVNAQHAEHKKQHFQTMTAILTKIATQKGLDSQAFRCAACKAPVGIIFGMARTCYYTGQYYCNECHLQELRVIPARVLFNWDFKCYHVCVGSCEYLDSIEYMPVLDIDEVNSTLYNYIPELEKCRDYRTQLYHLKGYLLTCSYAEDTKKVLRKLTDAHLFEKIHVYSLRNLMDLHSGLLLPQLTKALRKAIKHVKKCPLCCQKGFVCEICQSPSVIYPFQLDETFQECIKSYGEGSNRNMQLHKLLTLWTTFKHGILC, from the exons ATGTCGAGTAAGAAAAGTGAAAAGGAGAGGAAAGATAAAATATGTAAGGAGCTTTCTGCGGTGATTAAGGAG ATACAAGAAGCTCATGTATTCTCCAAGGAGATTGAAAG CAATGACCAATCTGCTAGATATTTCTGTGATGTACTGGAGGCAGTCTTCCTTCATGGGTTGAAGAATCCAAAG TCATTATGGCCATGTTTGGCCCTGCTGATTCCAGAGAACATCAAGTTAGTCTTAAGTGCACTGAGGAATTCTCAATCTGATATTTGGAAGTGCAgg GCATGGCTCAGATTAGCTTTGGTGAAGAGACAACTGCTTGAATTTTTTGAGACACTCCAGAAACACACAACAACTCTACA GACACATTATTCTAGTGAGGCATTCCTTAGGGATCCAGAGTTGTGTGAAGTAGTCCTGCAGCTATTGAAGGGCGTGGCTGGCTTCCAGTTCCAGTATGACTACACCAGTGCCTTGTTGAATACATGGCAGCCATCTTCCCTGGAGTTAGCTGGCATGTCTA GAGAGAATACCTTACCTGTGTCATCAGAACGGATCAGTCCACCACAATCAGAAGTGCTCTATACAGAACAGTTGACACTGGAGGGAAACATCAACAGTGCCGTAAACATCTCTCCACAGCCACGACGAGCCACCATTCATAGCTACTCCTCATCAAATCATCCAGAGTCCTCAACTCCAGAAACTAACAGAACAAACTCTGTAGAATCTGATGCCAGCTTTAATGCTATGTTGAGGAGATACAGTGCAGCTGTGACCAGGCCACAGTTTGATAATCGTACAAGATACTCTTATGCTTATGGTGACCGTAAAATCCAGTCAATATCTAATGTTGACCCATCAAAAACCAGTGATCTAGCTGCTGTGGTAGCCATGGACTATGAG GTATTGTCTGATGATGCCACTGTTAATGCACAACATGCTGAGCACAAGAAACAG CACTTCCAAACAATGACTGCTATTTTGACAAAGATTGCTACTCAAAAGGGACTTGACTCACAAGCATTTCGTTGTGCTGCCTGTAAAGCACCAGTTGGCATCA TATTTGGAATGGCCAGAACCTGCTACTACACTggacaatattattgtaatgagTGTCACTTACAAGAGTTGAGGGTCATTCCAGCTAGGGTGCTCTTTAATTGGGACTTCAAATGTTACCATG TTTGTGTAGGTAGTTGTGAATATCTGGACAGTATTGAGTATATGCCTGTATTGGACATTGATGAAGTCAACAGtacattgtataactatatccCTGAACTAGAAAAGTGTAGG GACTACAGGACACAGCTGTATCATTTGAAAGGTTACCTACTAACATGTAGTTACGCTGAGGATACTAAGAAGGTGTTGCGGAAGTTGACTGATGCTCACTTGTTTGAGAAGATACATGTCTACTCCTTGAGG AATCTAATGGATTTACATTCAGGCCTGTTGTTACCTCAGTTAACTAAAGCTTTAAGGAAGGCCATCAAACATGTGAAAAAGTGTCCCCTTTGCTGTCAGAAAGGATTTGTATGTGAAATATGTCAGAGTCCAAGTGTGATTTATCCATTTCAACTTGATGAGACCTTCCAG GAgtgcatcaaatcctatggagaAGGTAGCAATCGGAACATGCAACTTCATAAACTACTAACATTATGGACAACATTCAAACATGGCATCTTATGTTAG
- the LOC136242395 gene encoding uncharacterized protein isoform X1, giving the protein MSSKKSEKERKDKICKELSAVIKEIQEAHVFSKEIESNDQSARYFCDVLEAVFLHGLKNPKSLWPCLALLIPENIKLVLSALRNSQSDIWKCRAWLRLALVKRQLLEFFETLQKHTTTLQTHYSSEAFLRDPELCEVVLQLLKGVAGFQFQYDYTSALLNTWQPSSLELAGMSRENTLPVSSERISPPQSEVLYTEQLTLEGNINSAVNISPQPRRATIHSYSSSNHPESSTPETNRTNSVESDASFNAMLRRYSAAVTRPQFDNRTRYSYAYGDRKIQSISNVDPSKTSDLAAVVAMDYEVLSDDATVNAQHAEHKKQHFQTMTAILTKIATQKGLDSQAFRCAACKAPVGIIFGMARTCYYTGQYYCNECHLQELRVIPARVLFNWDFKCYHVCVGSCEYLDSIEYMPVLDIDEVNSTLYNYIPELEKCRDYRTQLYHLKGYLLTCSYAEDTKKVLRKLTDAHLFEKIHVYSLRNLMDLHSGLLLPQLTKALRKAIKHVKKCPLCCQKGFVCEICQSPSVIYPFQLDETFQCKDCKALFHKKCRPSAGCPKCKRLEKRKHLFDDSSLVGTHT; this is encoded by the exons ATGTCGAGTAAGAAAAGTGAAAAGGAGAGGAAAGATAAAATATGTAAGGAGCTTTCTGCGGTGATTAAGGAG ATACAAGAAGCTCATGTATTCTCCAAGGAGATTGAAAG CAATGACCAATCTGCTAGATATTTCTGTGATGTACTGGAGGCAGTCTTCCTTCATGGGTTGAAGAATCCAAAG TCATTATGGCCATGTTTGGCCCTGCTGATTCCAGAGAACATCAAGTTAGTCTTAAGTGCACTGAGGAATTCTCAATCTGATATTTGGAAGTGCAgg GCATGGCTCAGATTAGCTTTGGTGAAGAGACAACTGCTTGAATTTTTTGAGACACTCCAGAAACACACAACAACTCTACA GACACATTATTCTAGTGAGGCATTCCTTAGGGATCCAGAGTTGTGTGAAGTAGTCCTGCAGCTATTGAAGGGCGTGGCTGGCTTCCAGTTCCAGTATGACTACACCAGTGCCTTGTTGAATACATGGCAGCCATCTTCCCTGGAGTTAGCTGGCATGTCTA GAGAGAATACCTTACCTGTGTCATCAGAACGGATCAGTCCACCACAATCAGAAGTGCTCTATACAGAACAGTTGACACTGGAGGGAAACATCAACAGTGCCGTAAACATCTCTCCACAGCCACGACGAGCCACCATTCATAGCTACTCCTCATCAAATCATCCAGAGTCCTCAACTCCAGAAACTAACAGAACAAACTCTGTAGAATCTGATGCCAGCTTTAATGCTATGTTGAGGAGATACAGTGCAGCTGTGACCAGGCCACAGTTTGATAATCGTACAAGATACTCTTATGCTTATGGTGACCGTAAAATCCAGTCAATATCTAATGTTGACCCATCAAAAACCAGTGATCTAGCTGCTGTGGTAGCCATGGACTATGAG GTATTGTCTGATGATGCCACTGTTAATGCACAACATGCTGAGCACAAGAAACAG CACTTCCAAACAATGACTGCTATTTTGACAAAGATTGCTACTCAAAAGGGACTTGACTCACAAGCATTTCGTTGTGCTGCCTGTAAAGCACCAGTTGGCATCA TATTTGGAATGGCCAGAACCTGCTACTACACTggacaatattattgtaatgagTGTCACTTACAAGAGTTGAGGGTCATTCCAGCTAGGGTGCTCTTTAATTGGGACTTCAAATGTTACCATG TTTGTGTAGGTAGTTGTGAATATCTGGACAGTATTGAGTATATGCCTGTATTGGACATTGATGAAGTCAACAGtacattgtataactatatccCTGAACTAGAAAAGTGTAGG GACTACAGGACACAGCTGTATCATTTGAAAGGTTACCTACTAACATGTAGTTACGCTGAGGATACTAAGAAGGTGTTGCGGAAGTTGACTGATGCTCACTTGTTTGAGAAGATACATGTCTACTCCTTGAGG AATCTAATGGATTTACATTCAGGCCTGTTGTTACCTCAGTTAACTAAAGCTTTAAGGAAGGCCATCAAACATGTGAAAAAGTGTCCCCTTTGCTGTCAGAAAGGATTTGTATGTGAAATATGTCAGAGTCCAAGTGTGATTTATCCATTTCAACTTGATGAGACCTTCCAG TGTAAAGACTGCAAGGCATTGTTCCACAAGAAATGTAGACCATCTGCTGGTTGTCCAAAGTGTAAGAGACTTGAGAAGAGAAAACATTTATTTGATGACAGTAGTTTAGTtggtacacacacataa
- the LOC136243595 gene encoding E3 SUMO-protein ligase ZBED1-like — translation MAELVNKTGTKSVAWDYFGLEKGADGRVVDDGSAVCRLCRKRVLAKHGNTSNLFSHLKNNHSIVYKEAMDAVKAKEDSTERRARCVPPVNQPTYQEAMVRSQPYDRKGKKWKELSDSITYFIAKDCLPINTVEGAGFRKMVKTFDSRYDIPSRNHISRIALPSLHATVKQQVKQEISSISHFSSTTDMWSSVGMVPYISYTIHYINDEWQLCNKCLQTQYLPEDHTGANLAEAMKAALETWSLDVVNQICITTDNGSNIISAARILDWLRLPCFGHNLHLAVTKSVQDDSRCSRALGVCRKIVSSFSMSWKRKRELTKAQINMDVKQHSLVADCPTRWGSMSKMVSRILEQKEPIRLVLSSDRTTSHLVPTWQDLDVLESIDSAVSPLSGLTDILSGEQYATVSAVIPMLYLLESDLLKEGAEDTALTRDIKHRIVDDIKGRYSRLNDTVNEILQVATFLDPRFKKVTDDALEVCHELQEVQQNSSRAESSRTQEVAHSSLQPSAPKKKRNLGTLFKDFEFRIREQEHASPVNQEEQHRQIVMKEIDGYLSGHRLDFEEDPLMWWKRQQFNFPVLAKLAQKYLCVCATSSASERLFSTAGNVVSPFRATMKPDKVDMLVFLSKNL, via the exons ATGGCAGAACTTGTTAATAAAACCGGAACGAAGAGTGTAGCATGGGATTATTTCGGTTTAGAGAAAGGTGCTGATGGGAGAGTGGTTGACGATGGAAGTGCCGTTTGTCGTCTTTGTCGTAAACGCGTGTTGGCTAAACATGGAAACACCTCGAATTTGTTTTCACATTTAAAGAATAATCACTCAATAGTGTACAAAGAGGCTATGGACGCAGTGAAAGCTAAGGAGGACTCCACTGAACGACGAGCAAGATGCGTTCCACCGGTTAATCAACCTACTTATCAAGAAGCGATGGTCCGCTCACAGCCATACGATCGGAAGGGAAAGAAATGGAAGGAACTAAGCGATTCTATTACTTATTTCATAGCCAAAGACTGCTTACCTATTAATACCGTCGAAGGTGCTGGCTTTAGAAAAATGGTTAAAACTTTTGATTCACGCTACGACATTCCAAGTCGCAATCATATTTCAAGAATAGCTTTACCAAGCCTCCATGCCACCGTGAAGCAGCAAGTTAAGCAAGAAATTAGCTCGATAAGCCATTTTTCATCAACAACAGATATGTGGTCAAGTGTGGGGATGGTACCTTATATCAGTTACACCATACACTACATTAATGATGAATGGCAGCTGTGTAATAAGTGCTTACAGACCCAATACTTACCTGAGGATCACACAGGAGCTAATTTGGCAGAAGCAATGAAAGCAGCATTGGAGACTTGGAGCTTGGATGTTGTTAACCAAATTTGCATTACAACAGACAATGGTAGCAACATCATTTCTGCTGCGAGGATCTTGGACTGGCTAAGGCTTCCCTGTTTTGGCCACAACTTACACCTTGCTGTCACTAAATCTGTGCAAGATGACAGTCGATGCAGTCGGGCACTTGGTGTGTGTAGGAAAATTGTCAGTTCTTTTTCAATGAGCTGGAAGAGGAAAAGGGAACTGACAAAAGCTCAGATTAACATGGATGTCAAGCAGCATTCCTTAGTTGCA GACTGCCCTACCAGGTGGGGTTCAATGTCAAAAATGGTATCAAGAATTTTGGAACAGAAGGAGCCTATCAGATTAGTGCTGAGCAGTGACCGCACTACTAGCCATCTGGTACCTACTTGGCAGGACCTTGATGTTCTGGAATCAATTGATAGTGCAGTCTCACCACTGTCTGGCTTGACAGACATCTTATCAGGGGAGCAGTATGCTACAGTGTCAGCTGTCATCCCAATGCTGTATTTGTTGGAAAGTGACTTGCTGAAGGAAGGTGCTGAAGATACAGCATTAACTAGGGATATCAAGCATCGTATTGTTGATGACATCAAAGGCCGCTATAGCAGATTAAATGACACCGTGAATGAAATTCTTCAAGTAGCTACATTCTTAGATCCTCGCTTCAAG AAAGTGACTGATGATGCTTTAGAAGTTTGCCACGAACTACAAGAAGTACAGCAGAATAGTTCTAGAGCAGAATCATCTAGAACACAAGAAGTTGCACACTCTTCTCTCCAGCCATCAGCCCCAAAGAAGAAACGTAACCTTGGAACTTTGTTCAAGGACTTTGAGTTTAGGATTAGAGAACAAGAGCATGCTTCCCCTGTCAATCAAGAGGAGCAGCATAGACAGATTGTGATGAAGGAAATAGATGGATATCTGTCAGGACACAGGCTAGATTTTGAAGAGGATCCACTGATGTGGTGGAAAAGGCAGCAGTTTAACTTTCCAGTACTTGCAAAGCTTGCACAAAagtatttgtgtgtttgtgCCACCAGTTCGGCATCAGAGAGGCTGTTTAGCACAGCAGGAAATGTTGTCTCACCGTTCAGAGCTACTATGAAACCTGACAAGGTTGATATGCTAGTTTTTTTATCAAAAAACTTGTAA